One genomic region from Chlamydiales bacterium STE3 encodes:
- a CDS encoding Aspartate--tRNA(Asp/Asn) ligase (Product derived from UniProtKB/Swiss-Prot:Q6ME91;Gene name derived from UniProtKB/Swiss-Prot:Q6ME91;EC number derived from UniProtKB/Swiss-Prot:Q6ME91), which produces MFDFSRTHTCGDLKKSDIGKKVTLSGWVHRRRDHGGLIFIDLRDRYGLTQLVFDPQKNSKNHHIAETLRSEWSISIKGEVIPRIEAMVNPKLPTGEIEIAVDELEVLSKAKTPPFSICDETIEVHEDLRLKYRYLDIRRGDVAKNLILRHKAMMASRAYLDKSHFVEINTPILGKSTPEGARDYLVPARLHSGAFYALPQSPQLFKQLLMVAGMDRYFQFATCFRDEDLRSDRQPEFTQIDIEMSYANPALLFPIVEGLISAIFKACLNVEIPSSFKRITYQESMARFGTDKPDLRFSMELKELSRIVKDSSFSVFLEQLGLGGIVKGLCVKGGADISRKGIEDYTQFVNRLGINGLAWMRYQQQALSSNIVKFFSAEQQKKLIETLNVEEGDLIFMIADAPQKCNQALDHLRRKIAKDRHLIASNAYEFLWVTDFPLFAWNYEEKRLESMHHPFTSPHFEDLDLIEKEPLKMRSSGYDLVLNGYEIGGGSQRIHNSELQEKIFKALKLTEEEIHSKFGFFVDALKYGTPPHLGIALGFDRVMMLIAKTENIRDVIAFPKTQKGSDLMMECPANVAKEQLKELKIKVEDEQFSWT; this is translated from the coding sequence ATGTTTGATTTCTCAAGAACTCATACCTGCGGTGATCTTAAAAAAAGCGATATAGGGAAAAAAGTAACCCTCTCTGGCTGGGTCCATCGCAGACGCGACCATGGCGGCCTGATTTTTATAGATCTTAGAGATCGTTACGGGTTAACACAGCTAGTATTTGACCCCCAAAAAAATTCTAAAAATCACCACATTGCAGAAACTTTGCGCTCAGAATGGTCGATTTCCATCAAGGGTGAAGTTATTCCGCGGATTGAAGCAATGGTAAATCCCAAGTTACCTACTGGTGAAATCGAAATTGCGGTTGATGAACTTGAAGTGCTTTCTAAAGCTAAAACTCCCCCATTTTCTATTTGCGACGAAACAATTGAAGTCCATGAAGATTTACGCTTAAAATACCGCTACTTAGATATCAGAAGAGGGGATGTTGCCAAGAATTTAATTTTAAGACACAAAGCAATGATGGCATCGCGAGCCTATCTTGATAAGAGCCATTTTGTTGAAATCAATACCCCTATTCTCGGCAAGTCAACTCCTGAGGGTGCAAGAGACTACTTAGTCCCCGCGCGGCTTCATTCAGGAGCATTTTACGCTCTTCCTCAGTCACCTCAGCTATTTAAACAGCTTTTGATGGTAGCAGGCATGGATCGCTATTTTCAATTTGCAACCTGCTTTCGCGATGAAGACCTTCGCTCAGATCGACAACCAGAATTCACCCAAATCGACATAGAAATGAGTTATGCTAATCCTGCATTGCTATTTCCCATCGTCGAAGGCCTCATTTCAGCCATTTTTAAAGCCTGTCTTAATGTGGAAATTCCCTCATCCTTTAAAAGGATCACTTACCAAGAAAGTATGGCAAGATTCGGTACCGATAAACCTGATCTACGCTTTTCAATGGAGCTAAAAGAACTTAGCAGAATTGTCAAAGACTCTTCTTTCTCAGTATTTTTGGAGCAACTTGGATTAGGGGGAATTGTCAAAGGACTGTGCGTAAAAGGTGGCGCTGACATTTCCAGGAAAGGCATCGAAGATTACACGCAATTTGTCAATCGTTTAGGCATTAACGGTTTAGCTTGGATGCGTTACCAACAGCAAGCTCTATCCTCAAACATTGTTAAATTTTTCAGTGCCGAACAACAAAAGAAACTCATTGAAACGCTCAATGTAGAAGAAGGCGATCTTATTTTTATGATTGCTGATGCGCCTCAGAAATGCAACCAAGCGCTCGATCACCTCAGAAGGAAAATTGCAAAAGACCGCCATTTGATCGCCTCGAATGCCTATGAATTCTTATGGGTCACCGACTTCCCTCTCTTTGCTTGGAACTATGAGGAAAAACGTTTAGAAAGTATGCATCACCCTTTCACATCTCCTCATTTTGAAGATCTGGACCTCATTGAAAAAGAACCGCTTAAAATGCGTTCCTCCGGCTATGATCTCGTGCTCAATGGCTATGAAATCGGAGGTGGCTCTCAGAGGATCCACAATAGCGAACTACAAGAAAAAATTTTTAAAGCGCTTAAATTAACGGAAGAAGAGATCCACTCTAAATTTGGCTTTTTTGTCGACGCCCTCAAATATGGCACCCCACCCCATCTTGGCATAGCCTTAGGCTTTGACAGAGTGATGATGCTCATTGCAAAAAC